From the genome of Nicotiana sylvestris chromosome 2, ASM39365v2, whole genome shotgun sequence, one region includes:
- the LOC138885671 gene encoding uncharacterized protein, protein MASASNLPIIGPEDSPALAILQLESTAVEENKMLRLRILEMWDARSNGRESPSTIPRFPELIPRSGEVTNAPVPNPLIPCEHPPMSSNVPGMPSVVRPQAPVSRAPLILFSAEPVCTRAQPTLPWPYVEPPMFTFQGPQLLSEIAYVTPYSSTQPPQYDLSGEQEKIVKNLEQEEMARKMKSFEQSLKNMQADFKMPKFEKYDGHGDLVAHQKRYCNQLRGAGGKEELLIAYFGESLTGIASEWYTDQEITHWHVWDDMARDFVHQFQYNVDIAPDRNSLSSLKRKTAESFREYAVKWREQAASVKPPMDEIEMVTVFLQAQEVDYF, encoded by the exons ATGGCCTCcgcaagcaatctaccaatcatcggtcctgaggatagcccgGCGTTGGCTATTTTGCAGCTAGAATCAACAGCTGttgaagagaataagatgttgcgtctccgcatattggaaatgtgggacgcccggtctaatggtagggaatcGCCAAGTACAATCCCTaggttccctgagttgatccccaggtcaggtgaggttaccaacgcccctgtgcccaacccgctcatcccatgcgAGCACCCTCCAATGTCGTCCAACGTtcctggcatgccttctgtggttcgcccccaggcgCCAGTTTCTAGAGCACCTCTAATATTGTTCTCTGCAGAACCAGTCTGCACCAGAGCACAACCAACTTTACCATGGCCGtatgttgagcctccaatgtTCACCTTTCAGGGTCCACAACTTTTATCTGAAATAGCATATGTGACCCCGTACTCTTCcactcaacctccgcaatatgatctctcgggggagcaagaaaagattgttaaaaatcttgagcaagaggaaatggctaGGAAGATGAAGAGCTTtgaacaaagcctgaaaaacatgcaag ctgacttcaagatgccaaaatttgaaaagtacgacgggcacggagATCTGGTCGCTCACCAGAAACGATACTGTAACCAGTTGAGAGGcgctggtggaaaagaggagctgctaatagcctattttggggaaagcctaaccggaatcgcttctgagtggtatacggatcaagaaattactcaTTGGCACGTGTGGGACGATATGGCCCGGGATTTTGTCCACCAGTTCcaatataatgtggacatcgctcccgacagaaactctttgtccaGTTTGAAAAGGAAAACTGCggaaagcttccgcgaatatgctgttaaatggcgtgagcaagctgccagtgtaaagcctccaatggacgaaattgaaatggtcacggtctttctacaggcccaagaggTAGACTACTtctag